The genomic DNA GAGTTTTGCAGAAAACTGACATATCTGAATTCTAGTACAGATAAGAATCTGCCTAAGGATAACTGAATTCACTCTTTCAGGTAAGATTGTATCTACTCTTGAGAAATAGGGGAATTCAGTGTTATCATTATAGTCTCCGTATTTaaactgagtttttcttttccaatttttttccatGCCTAAACATAAGGGAAGTTAACCAGTTCATTTCTGCTGATTTAGGTTTCCTAAATAGCTTTTAGTCCTCAAGGCACAGCTGTGGTAAAAACGGAGAGAAACACCCAGCCATTTATTGGAATTCTGCAGTACAAAATAAGCACATGTGCTCTATACAATCTAGTAACAGGATAGCAACAGTTAAACTGTCTCAAACAACAGATGTATTTGCTTGATTTTCCTTCCTAACTTCTTTTGCATCAGGACCACAAGCAAAAAGCTTATTTCCCAGAGTATTGTGGGCAAATCGGAAATACATAATGTGGCCCATTGCCACAAAGGAGACTGAAATCAATACGAGCAAGCCAAAAGCTTCAGGATTTGGAGCCAGGATGACCATGATAAAATGCAGAAGATCAAGAAGATAGTTCATGGAGTTCTGTACACCATTTATAATGCCTCTTTCAGATTCAATTACATTTTCTTGCAGCAACTGTGTCACAGTTAAATCAAAGGACCAAAGAcctataataaaatgtttttttaaagattagattTTAGTTTACAGGCATACATTTCAAATTACAGATAAAAATCAGTTGACATATGCAAAATATACATTTCAGCCTGACTGTCTTTAAGTCACCTTAAATATACCATAGCCTTGCCttagataattatttttcataaataaatattgggTTATTAGTGGcctcaataaatgatttttacaGTCAACAGACAAAAGGAAGTCTAATCAGCAAATTTCTTAGTTCTATTTTTCTGTGATTACTACATAAACTTCttagttctgtttttctgtgatactacaaaaacaaaactttgaagTCAGAGACACAATAAATCCTATTATAGTATAAATaccagtatttttaaagtttcaaatgACCTAATAAATGGTTATGGTTAAAGTGTAAGGAAACTTTAAACCATTGTTACATTACTGCTAGAGTTCTAAAGCCCAAACAATAAAGCTGTCTTGCCTGGAAATTAATATCTTCAATAAATTAATGAACTGCTTTGTATCACAAGATAAAAACAGTTTCATTTCAAGAGTGAATTCAGAGATAACTCATCAGTACTCTATTAATGATTACTTAAATATTGCTTTGTAAGAAGTCTTTATGTTTCCTTCCAGGGCTATAAAATCCATTTGTGTGGcaaagaatataataaatacatattggcTAGAGAAGACCTTTGAAGgatgtttttttcttactttcacATCTTCTTTTAAAGCTAAAAACATTATGTTTTTAGTGTTGCCCCATGGGAATATTCTCTAAACTACAATTTTTTTGTTAGGGTTATTGCAATATCAATACTCTACTAGATGGCAGTATAATTAATATAGCTAATACCTTTTataaattaagttacattttaaaagtaatcacttgagctcagtaaTTCAAGACCACCttcagcaacatggcaaaatcccatctctacaaaatacaaaaattagccaggcatggtggcccatggctgtagtcccagctacttgggggactgaggcaggagaattgcttgatcccaggaggtcgaggctgcagtgagctgtgactgcaccactgcactccagtctgggtaacagagcaagaccctgtctcaaaaaaaaaagaaaaagtaatatttaagaTACTCATTTAGAAAAAATGTTCAAGCCTGAACCATGTTTTAAGTATATGCACATGATAAGGTAAACAAATACAGGTTttcaaactataaaataaaatattaaacaaaatacatataaaatataaatatgtaaaataaaaatttcataataGTGGATTTTGCTTAAATTAACATTTAGGGAACATTTCAGATCATTTTATTAATGGATTCTCTGAACCTACATTACAAAAAGACACTTTAGttcattaatatataaaaagagattTCTTACCGATTCTAGCAGCGATGACGCCTGCAAACAGCAGACTGACGGAGATTATGGGCACAGATTCAGGACTTGTCTCTGGGATAATATTAGCAGAATTAGACCCATTAGACATGTATATTTCAGTTGTAATAATGGTTTCTGGTATCTTCGTAGGTGTAATTGACTCTCCTTGAATGAACCTTGATCGGATATCTTCAAAAGGAGACACGGACAAGTCCAGGGGGCTTCCAGGCATGAATACAGAGATCACACACAAGATCAAACAGGAAAGCTGTGCCAATCCTGAGATCAGACCTGTCCGAACCAAACCACATTTTCGACGTAGCCAAGTAAAAGCTACAGTTCCCATTATTCCAGTTATAGCTGATGCTCCCATCAAAATACTGAGGATGGAACCACTCAGTCCCTGAGTGTAGGCGTACCCTGTGGTGATGCAGTCAAAGCCCAGGACAGTCATATAAAGGAAAGCAAGACCCATGCCAGCCAGAAACACAGGCTGGTTGTAGTAGGAGACCCATCCATCTCGGAAGGTACGGAAGGGCTCAGCCATCTGGGAGGCACAAGTAGGTTCTTGCTCTTGTTCAAGCTCATGGATGTTAGAGTCTTTCACACCCATTAGATGAGTTCCCTCCAGGGGTTTTGGCTCAGTATCTGTTAATAAAAGATATCATTATTTTGTTGGGGAGGACATGtagaaataaaagccaattattaatagtattttttttcttctattcccCTCCCCAATGGGTACCCTTGGTTatacattataatatttattttcttttactaataATCTAAGAATTCCAGCCAAGGAATAATCATCAAgtgtcatttttattaaataaacaaaatactattgatctatccctcttttttttcctctctctctcttgctcttaggaattacactcccaccaaagTAAACAGCAGGAAAACTCaccagataaaatataaaaattgtctaAGAAAACACAgcatattggctgggcatggtggctcacgcctgtaatcccagcactttgggaggccgaggcgggaggatcacaaggtcaggagatcgagaccatcctggctaacacggtgaaaccccatctctactaaaaatacaaaaaaagtggccaggcatggcggtgggtgcctgtggtctcagctactcgggaagctgaggcaggagaatggcatgaacccgggaggcagagcttgtagtgagccaagattgcaccactgcactgcagcctgggcaacagagcaagactccatctcaagaagaagaagaaaaaaaaagacagcatatTATTTTCTGGATCCCTGCAGAGCTGGGTAAAATATTCCATTTACCCAGAAACCCAACTTATTCTTCTCCAGTGAAATACCCATCTTTGTGTCCTCACTCCCTTCCACTATCCTACAAATGACTACATAACTCCCTCCTCACAGACTCCAAGAgattctttcattctcttttttttcccaattttgtTTCCCAGTCCTGACTTAGCTTTGCTCAGCCATCTCT from Piliocolobus tephrosceles isolate RC106 chromosome 11, ASM277652v3, whole genome shotgun sequence includes the following:
- the SLC40A1 gene encoding solute carrier family 40 member 1 isoform X1, with protein sequence MTRAGDHNRQRGCCGSLADYLTSAKFLLYLGHSLSTWGDRMWHFAVSVFLVELYGNSLLLTAVYGLVVAGSVLVLGAIIGDWVDKNARLKVAQTSLVVQNVSVILCGIILMMVFLHKHELLTMYHGWVLTSCYILIITIANIANLASTATAITIQRDWIVVVAGEDRSKLANMNATIRRIDQLTNILAPMAVGQIMTFGSPVIGCGFISGWNLVSMCVEYFLLWKVYQKTPALAVKAAFKEEETELKQLNLHKDTEPKPLEGTHLMGVKDSNIHELEQEQEPTCASQMAEPFRTFRDGWVSYYNQPVFLAGMGLAFLYMTVLGFDCITTGYAYTQGLSGSILSILMGASAITGIMGTVAFTWLRRKCGLVRTGLISGLAQLSCLILCVISVFMPGSPLDLSVSPFEDIRSRFIQGESITPTKIPETIITTEIYMSNGSNSANIIPETSPESVPIISVSLLFAGVIAARIGLWSFDLTVTQLLQENVIESERGIINGVQNSMNYLLDLLHFIMVILAPNPEAFGLLVLISVSFVAMGHIMYFRFAHNTLGNKLFACGPDAKEVRKENQANTSVV
- the SLC40A1 gene encoding solute carrier family 40 member 1 isoform X2; the encoded protein is MWHFAVSVFLVELYGNSLLLTAVYGLVVAGSVLVLGAIIGDWVDKNARLKVAQTSLVVQNVSVILCGIILMMVFLHKHELLTMYHGWVLTSCYILIITIANIANLASTATAITIQRDWIVVVAGEDRSKLANMNATIRRIDQLTNILAPMAVGQIMTFGSPVIGCGFISGWNLVSMCVEYFLLWKVYQKTPALAVKAAFKEEETELKQLNLHKDTEPKPLEGTHLMGVKDSNIHELEQEQEPTCASQMAEPFRTFRDGWVSYYNQPVFLAGMGLAFLYMTVLGFDCITTGYAYTQGLSGSILSILMGASAITGIMGTVAFTWLRRKCGLVRTGLISGLAQLSCLILCVISVFMPGSPLDLSVSPFEDIRSRFIQGESITPTKIPETIITTEIYMSNGSNSANIIPETSPESVPIISVSLLFAGVIAARIGLWSFDLTVTQLLQENVIESERGIINGVQNSMNYLLDLLHFIMVILAPNPEAFGLLVLISVSFVAMGHIMYFRFAHNTLGNKLFACGPDAKEVRKENQANTSVV